AGCGTAATAGCGGCAGCTACGATCATTTCTAGTGGACTACCGGTTCATGCTCAAGTAAACGAGGTCGTAACCCTACCGAAAACTACCGGTTTATATCAAGTGGGAACGACGAATTATGATTGGCTGGATCTTACGAGAAAGGATGGTTTTACCGCAGACCCTAAGGATCACAGAGAGCTCATGGTTCAAGTTTGGTACCCTATCGATAGCGGGGATGGCAAAGAAAAGGAAACCTATGTCCCCTCTCCTGTTACGGGAATGGAGAGTCTTACAACCCGATTTGGTATGGATCAACCGTTCACTGAGATAAATAAGGTTGACACCCAAACGTATAAAGAAGGCATATTGTCAAACCAAGCTTCTAAATTCCCTGTTGTCTTATTTTCTCATGGATTTACGAATGCGAGATGGGAGTACCAATCGATTACGAGAGAACTTGCAAGCCATGGATTTATCGTAGTTAGTGTAGATCATACTCACTTTGGGAAAGGAACCGAATTTAAAGATGGGAGATTTATCCCTTTCTCCCCTGTGCACCATATTCCAGACTTCAAAAAAATGGACGAAAACATCAACGAGTTATGGGTGAAGGACCTTCAATTCGTCATTAACCAATTAGAGGCATTAAATAAAAAGAAGAACACGAAGAATGCTCCAGATTTTTATAATCGATTTGATTTAGATAGGATTGCAGCCGTCGGTCACTCCTTTGGCGGAGCGGCCGCAGCTAGAGCCTTGCAGGTTGAACCAAGAATTAAAGCAGCAATCAATTTGGATGGATCCTTTGTCGGCCTTACAGCTGCCACCGGCAAGATGGAAAAACCTTTCGCTTTTATTAAAACGGAGGCCCATGCAAAGGACCTAAAGGGTGAATTTGAATTGCCTCCCTTACCGCCAGGAATGGATCCACAACTGATCATCAACCAA
This genomic stretch from Ammoniphilus sp. CFH 90114 harbors:
- a CDS encoding alpha/beta fold hydrolase, translated to MKKIMASVIAAATIISSGLPVHAQVNEVVTLPKTTGLYQVGTTNYDWLDLTRKDGFTADPKDHRELMVQVWYPIDSGDGKEKETYVPSPVTGMESLTTRFGMDQPFTEINKVDTQTYKEGILSNQASKFPVVLFSHGFTNARWEYQSITRELASHGFIVVSVDHTHFGKGTEFKDGRFIPFSPVHHIPDFKKMDENINELWVKDLQFVINQLEALNKKKNTKNAPDFYNRFDLDRIAAVGHSFGGAAAARALQVEPRIKAAINLDGSFVGLTAATGKMEKPFAFIKTEAHAKDLKGEFELPPLPPGMDPQLIINQFKEYAARYEKAVEGDAYDITITGTTHNEHMSFTDHPLMKPYYLDRTPYVVRDPKVDPHDFYQLTNHLILSFLEKYLNERSYTLYDLTLIK